The following is a genomic window from bacterium.
GGCAACGACCTCGCCGTAGCCATAGTTGATCTCGAACTGCGAAGGCGCGACCTCGGGATGGTCCTTCTCGTTCTGGAAGCCCATCGCACGCTGCACTTCGGCCACCGTGTCGATGAACATGCGCAGCGGGTCGCTGGGCAGCGAGTGATAATAACCACCGGTGCTGACGTACTCGAACGTACCCGTTTCGTGATAGCGGCGCTCCGCATCCAAGCCTTGGAAGAGGAAGCCTTCGATCTCGTTAGCTGCATTCAGCGTGTATCCGTCCCGCTCAAAGTAGTCGCGAGATAGCTTCTTGAGCTTGCCGCGGACGTCGCCGTCGAACGGCGAGCCGTCGCGGTCGAGCACGTCGCCGAAGACCAAGATCTTCCCCGGCCCAAAGATGTCGGCGGGCGCCCAGTAGAAGGCGCTCCAGTCGATGGACAGGCGCAGGTCGCTCTCGCGCTGCGGGGTGAAGCCGCGGATCGAGGAGCCGTCGAAGGTGAGGTTATCGTTGGACTTGAGCAAGAACTTCTTGTCGTAGTCCAACATGTGCAGACGGCCCTCGAGGTCGCTAAACAGGACGGTTACCGCCTTGATGCGCTTCTCGTCCGTCAAGTACTTGAGCCGCTCTTCCTGAAGCTGGTCGCTCGGCACATGGTCTATGCGCTGTTGCTTGGCGACCAAGTTCAGGTCTTCGAGCTCGCTGTACGGAAGCACGAGGAAGTCACGCAGTTCGGTGGACATCTCTTGTCTTTGCACTCCTTGACGTGCCGCGAGCGGCGCCGCAGATGAGACGGGGCGTGGGGTACTTGGCAATCGGCCAAGCAACTCCTCGGCCGTAGCCGCGCCCACAAGTGGGATCGTACAGCAATCTGAACTGCCTCTTCGCCCGCAGCCGGAGCGTGGCCGCTTTACAATCGAATCATGCTCCACCCAAAGCCCTGAGAAAGTGGATGCAGGAACATCTTGGCCCAGAACGCTACGGGCGCATCACGGTCGGCGAAGACGGAAACGCACGATAGATAGGCAACGGAATGCCGATCGGCGCGCGGGGAAAGCGCACATCCGTCTCGACGATCAGGTTCCGGAGCAGCGTGGAAACGACGCTCTTGCGCGGGTCGCCGTACTCGTCTCTGGCGCTCGTTCCAGCTAAGAAGCGCAA
Proteins encoded in this region:
- a CDS encoding glutamine synthetase → MSTELRDFLVLPYSELEDLNLVAKQQRIDHVPSDQLQEERLKYLTDEKRIKAVTVLFSDLEGRLHMLDYDKKFLLKSNDNLTFDGSSIRGFTPQRESDLRLSIDWSAFYWAPADIFGPGKILVFGDVLDRDGSPFDGDVRGKLKKLSRDYFERDGYTLNAANEIEGFLFQGLDAERRYHETGTFEYVSTGGYYHSLPSDPLRMFIDTVAEVQRAMGFQNEKDHPEVAPSQFEINYGYGEVVA